One Ananas comosus cultivar F153 linkage group 1, ASM154086v1, whole genome shotgun sequence DNA window includes the following coding sequences:
- the LOC109718621 gene encoding uncharacterized protein LOC109718621, producing MHLVASTKSLIQKLRDEGWDSLFEKVKLFCAKHDIEVPIMSAPYVGRGGRARLQRDHITLEHHYRVDIFNGAIDCQLQELNTRFSDNMIELLTLSCALDPKDGCKSFNIDDICNLAKRYYPQDFTEFEREGLRIELRHYEFEISRHFDLQKLATISELCQWLVTTRKSEIYPLLYRLVKLVLILPVSTATTERAFSAMNIIKTDLRNKMDDDFLTNSLIVYIEREIAEKFTVDSIIDGFRDLKERRALF from the coding sequence ATGCATCTTGTGGCATCAACAAAATCACTTATTCAAAAGCTTAGAGATGAAGGATGGGATTCTCTTTTTGAGAAAGTAAAGTTATTTTGTGCAAAGCATGACATAGAAGTTCCAATTATGTCAGCTCCTTATGTGGGAAGAGGAGGTCGTGCTCGCCTTCAACGAGATCACATTACACTTGAGCATCACTATCGAGTTGATATTTTTAATGGTGCAATAGATTGTCAATTGCAAGAATTGAATACAAGATTTAGTGACAATATGATAGAGTTACTTACTCTAAGTTGTGCTTTGGATCCTAAAGATGGTTGCAAATCTTTTAATATTGATGATATTTGTAATCTTGCAAAAAGATATTATCCTCAAGATTTTACAGAGTTTGAAAGAGAAGGGTTGAGAATAGAGCTTCGTCattatgaatttgaaatttcacgACATTTCGACTTGCAAAAATTGGCAACTATTTCTGAGTTATGTCAATGGTTAGTAACAACAAGAAAGTCAGAAATATATCCACTTCTCTACCGATTAGTTAAACTTGTACTGATTCTTCCAGTTTCAACTGCAACTACTGAACGGGCATTTTCTGCTATGAACATTATCAAAACCGATCTCCGGAATAAGATGGATGATGACTTTCTTACTAATTCTTTGATCGTATATATTGAAAGAGAAATTGCCGAGAAGTTCACCGTTGATTCAATTATTGATGGATTTCGTGATTTGAAGGAACGTCGAGCACTATTCTAA